The genomic stretch TCGGTTTTTTCTATGGATTCCTGCACCCTCCGAAGCACCTCCGCAATGGCTTTTTGCTCCTCAAGAGGGGGGAGGGGAAGGGGGAATTGTCTTACTTCTGAAAGATTTAGTGTTGGATATCCACTTTCCTTTTTAGCTGCCAACTTCGCACCCACCAGCACATAAAACAGATAATCCTGAATAGCTACCCTTTCATCTAATGAATTGACCGCACAGAGGTGACTAACTAAATAAGCATCAAAGGGAAGTCTTGCCCTTTTCTCCAAATATACAGAAGCTCCACTCTTGGGGAAAACAATAGTTCCTTTTGGGAAAAGTTTTAAGTTATGGAGCTTTACTGCTTCATCAGTAATCAGGTCATATGAGTAAATTCTGAAATTTGTATTTTCAATATGAGATACTCTCACGAACTTGTTTTTACCCCCATAATAAACTGAACCTTGAGGTGCTGAACCTCCCGAGGAAACCTCAGCCACCTCCCCCAATCTTACCACCCTCCAATCCTCCGGCAGAGGACCCAGCTCCGTGTCTCTTAAGCGCGTTTCCTCAAAAAACTCAAAGCCCATGGTATAAATTATAGAACTTCAGAATTCAGAGATATCTGACTCCTCCCAGACCCTCAGTCCACATACCTGAAAAGTTTGACCCTGCCCTCATAGTCTCTTTCTTGCTCAAAAAGCTAACTCACCAGAAAGGTAGCCTTCAAGAAGTGGGTCTGTTATCTCATAGCGTCCTCTGTCTATCTTTCTGAGAAGACCCATCAGCCTCAGCTTCTGTATGACCTTGCTGACCATCTGAGCCTTTATTTTCAGGCTCTCAAAAGGATTAACCCCCAACGCAATAGCCCGCAGGACATCAATCCCATGTTTAACCGTCCGTGCCTTATCCACAAGAAGCTCCACATAGCCCTTTTCTTCTGCCAGAAGTTCTTCAAGGGCAATCATTGGCTCAAGTCCTACCTGTAGCTTCTGGAAAAACCTTGAGGTGTAATAGGGGTGACCTCGCAGTGCTTCTATGACGCTTACTGCTACAGAGCTCATGGGTATGTGTATGTATGCAAACTCAAGCACTTCTCTAAGGTTCAGAGCCCTGAGCTCCATCATTGTCCCAAAGCGGAAAAAGGCGCCTCTTCTGTCCGCGAATATCTTTTCCATGAGGCTCTCCTGAGAGCCTGCAAAAATATAAGAAACTCTGTCGTGATGCTGAATCACACTTCTGAAAAGTTTTACAAGCCTGTCTTTTTCTCTGTATAACTCTCCAAATTCGTCGTAAGCAACCAGCACTCTCCTGTCCTTTTTCTGAGCTATTCTCTGGGGAATGTCCAGCACCTTTGAAAGTTCCAGTAGCGGGTCTCTCTTTTCGGAGATCAGTTCCAGCTCAACGCCAAACTCTTCAAAGACGGCTCTTGCCTTCAGTGAAAGACCTTTTACAAACCTTTTGATGCCCTCCGCCACTCCCAGCTCTTTCAGAAATTGCTCAAGCATGTGTTCCATCAAACTCTGAGGACTGTCAGAGTATGGCATGAGGTCTATGTAAAAGTTTATTGTCTGCCCATTCAGCTGATTCATCAGCCTCTTTATGAGGGTGGTCTTGCCGTATCTTCTGGGTGCAATCAGAACAAAGCTCTCACCACTCAGAACACCCCTTTCCAGCCTTTTGAGCTCCTCCTCTCTGTTTATAAACCACACGGTTTTATTATTATAAGTCTTTGGGGTTTATAAGTAAACCTGACTGGTTAAAAATTTTAAACCCTCACGGTTTATAAAGCCTCAAGCCCACCAGAATCTCCCACAGCCTTCTGTCTGCTTCCTTTCTTTCCTCCTCTGCCTCCTCCAGCTCCACTATAGCCTCCTCCAGAGGCAGGACCTCTTCGGCGTGGTTCTTTGACACATACCTTGAAGGGCTCAGATTATAGTCGTTGAGCCTTATCTCTTCCAGGCTTACTATCCTGCTTATGCCTTTCTCTTCTTTCCACTGGGTGTATATCTCATGAACCTTCTGTATGGTTTCATCTGGTAGGAAATTCTTGGGTCTCCCCTTCTGGTAGAAGTCTGATATGTCTATGAGAAGCACCTTTGACCTTCTCTCTGCGGGTTTGTTTTTTTCTATGACCATTATTATGCCTGGGGCTGTGGTGTTGTAAAAGAGGTTTTCCGGAAGCAGGACCACCGCAGATATGAGGTCTTTCTCTACAAACTCCTTCCTTATGTCCCTTTCTCTGTTTCTACCTTCGGTGCCACTTCCGCGGGAAACCGCTCCAGTATCGAGAACCACCGCCATTCTTCCCCCTTCTTTCAGGCTTGCATACATGTGCTGAACCCATCCCCAGTCGGCAGAGCTCTCCGGTGGATAACCAAAGTTAAACCTCTTGTATCTGTCTTCTTCGTATACGGACTGAGGAAACTTCTGGTTCCACATGGGATTGGCAAGGACCACATCAAAACGAATGCCGTCCTTTATGAAGGCTGGGTCTGTCATGGTGTTGCCAAGAGCAATCTCTGCTTCCATGTCGTGTATAAAGATGTTCATCTTCGCCATGGCGTAGGTGGTGTGGTTTATCTCCTGCCCGTAGAACTTCAGAGGTGCAACCTTACTATCTTTGCCATACTTCTCTTCAAAGACAATCTGACAGTTTATGAGAAGTCCTCCTGAGCCACAGCAGGGGTCGTATATATCTTCCCCGGGTCTGGGGTCCATAAGGCGCGCCATCATGAGGGCAACTTCCTTGGGAGTGTAGAACTCTCCCGCAGACTGTCCAGAGCCCTCTGCGAACTTTCTCAGCAGATACTCGTAGGCTCTTCCCAGTATGTCTGGCTCTACGTCTCTGAGCCCCAGTCTGTGCTTTGAAAGTATGTCCACCAGCCCTCTGAGGCTTTCATCGCTCACTATCCTCTGCCCTGCGGTGGTGGCATTAAAATCCACTATGTCCACCACGCCCTGAAGCTCCGGGTTGTGCCTTGCGATAGCCCTGACTGCGTTGGTAAGGTATTCACCGAGGTTTGTGGTCTGTTTTCTTATGTTGCTCCATCGGGCTTCTTCTGGTATGTAGAACCTTACAAGCCCTCCTCTCTTCAGGGCTTCTTCTGCGGACGCTTTACTGCCGAAGGTCTGAGCGAGCTCCTCCAGCTCATCTTCAAAGACATCAGAGAGCCTTTTTATGAATATAAGGGGAAGGATATAGTCCTTGTATTTTGGTGCGTCAACTTCGCCTCTTATGACGCAGGCAGCTTCCCACAGCCAGTTTTCAAGAGTTTTTATATCCATCGTATAAATTCTACTCTAACCTGTAATTCACCGGCAATCTGACAAGCACCTCCACCGGTGGCTTTGGGAAGAGGTGTGCCACCTTTCTGACCGTTTCCATTGCGTTTTTGTCCAGCACTTCGTAGCCTGAGCTTTCTGCTACCTTTACCTCCTTAAGTGTTCCATCCTCGCAAAGTCTGATAATCAAAACCACCCTTCCCTCCCAACCCATCCGGCGTGCTATGGGCGGGTAGCTTATATTTTTCTGCACTATCTGGGAAATTACAGAGAGTTTCTCCTTCAGATACTGGTCCCTCTGTTGCTGGAGAGAAGATGAAGTGTCTGTTTTGTGGGGAAACTCCTCTCCAGTTTTTCCTGCACCTGCCTTGGTCTCTGTGGTGTTAGTCTGATTAATCTGACCAGAAGGCACAGCTGAAGCAGTTGAGGGCTGAGAAGGTGCTGAGGAGTATGTGCCGATATCTGATGGCTGGAGTGTGGAACTTTCTTCTTTTTCCTGAGCGGGCTTAGCCTCTTGTGCTGGAGATGGTTTACGAGAGGCTGAGGGCTGGTTTATGGCTGGCAACCTTTCAGGAGCTTTTGAGACCATTCTGTCTTCCTTCCTGTGCTTTTCCGTGTGCTCCTTTTCTGGAGCTTTAACCTCTGTCACTCTCCTTTCAAACTCCATAAGACTGAGGTCAATCTCAAGGGGTCTCTTTGCGTTCTGAAGGTTCATGCCCGAAAGAAGGAGAATTATAAGTAAAAAAAGAAGATGAAGGAAAAGCGAGCCAACATAGGCTCTGAGCCTGTAGCTCATCTAACTACCTCCGTCCTTATGGAGACCCTTTCAAGGTTGTGTTTCTTTAAAAGGTCCAGAAGGCTTACAAGGCTCTGGAGGCTTGCCTGACTGTCTCCTGATATGCTTATGCGTGTAGAGGGGTCAAGGCTTCTGAGGATGCTCTCAAGCTCCCGAAGGCTCACCTCTCTACCTTCAAAGAACAGCCTTCCATCCTTTGTGAGAACTATTTCAAGGCTACTGAGCGTCTCTTCATGCTTCTGACTTGCCTTTGGGAGGTTTACGGGAATTGAACCCTGCACCACAAAGGTGGCGGTGATAAGCACAATGGTAAGCAGGACCAGCATAATGTCCACAAGAGGTATGACGTTTATGGAGCTGAATTCCTTATCTTCCATTTTTTGCCTCCCACAGGGCAAGTTTTTCACGCACCTTCCTGAGAAGGTAGTTGTAGAGCACCGACGAGGGTATGGCGACCAGAAGACCCACCGCAGTAGCCTTCAGTGCAAGAGCGAGCCCCACCATCACCTTCTGAGTATCTACAAAACCTTCCTGACCAATGGTGTAAAAGGTGAGCATTATGCCAAGCACTGTCCCCAAAAGCCCTATGTAGGGTGCATTGGAGGCAGTAGAGGCGATTACAAAAAGACCCTTTGTGAGCTCCATTTCCAGCTCCTGCCGGCTTTTGAAGTCCTCCAGATTAACCCTTCTGTAAAAGCTCAGCCTCTCAAGCGCTATACCCACAGAGATAAAGCTCAGAAGCAGCAAAAGCCCTATAACTCCATAGTCCACAGAAAGCCTGAGCCATTCCATGGTGTTAATTTTAATTTAATGTCTGTGGTGAACTGGCGGAAAATTTAACATCACCCATATCTGCAATGCAGAAAGGAGAAGGTAGAAGATGGGTAAGGCTGAGGCAATAAGGTGAGCCATGCCTGCTCTACCCAGTCCAAGAAATCTGAGCTTCTTCCACATAATATGAAGGCTCCAGAAACCCGCTATAAAAGGGAATATCCTGAAAGCCATAAGCCACTTCTCCCCTCTCTCTGCAAGGGGTTCAACGCTCAAGCCAAGAGCAAAGGCTTGAGAAAAGCCGTTCACTATGTTGTGATAGTACTCAACAAAGAAGAACTCAAGCACATGGGAAAGACCACCCACTATCATGAGAGGAGCAAAGGCGTATCCAAGGACAAGAAAGACCTTTTTATACTCAACTCCGTAAAGCCTTGATATTAGCCAGAAGCTACCAAGAGAGAGGAGCAGGGCTGTAAAAACACCAAGAAGCATGGCAAGAAGACCGCTAACATCAACCCACTTTGGAAGTCCAAAAAGGTTCTGAAGATATTTGCCCGTTATAACCCATGGCATGGACTCACCTATTCCACTTCTTGAAAGCCCGTGATGGAAACGCATAGTAAAGGTTATTACACCAACAAGTAGTATATATACCCAGACTTCCCATTCTTTTGGTGTTCTTATCTCTCTGTAGAGGGAGCTACCCAGCCTTCTTGCCTCAAGCCTTACCGCATCGCATGCCTGAGCACACTCCATGCAAAGAGTGCAGTTTGCCATTGAGTTTCTGTGGTCAAACTTTGAGGGGTTAAGCTCGTAAGGACAGGAAAGGGCACATTCTGGTTTTTTACAGGTTTTGCACTCCTCCTGATAGGTAGATAGCCAAAGGCTTCCAACCCTTGCAAAGGCAGTGTTTACAGACCCTATGGGACACAAATATTTACAGTAAGCCATGCCTCTGAAGAGAAAGAACACAAGAAGGGACAAAAGCGTAAATATGAAGAAAAACATAGCTGTTGTAAATGGATACCTCAAAACCTGTGGGAAGGTATAGACAACAAACCAGTAGGCAACTATGTTAGAACCGATAAGCCCTATGTATGGGTTTGCAAGCCATTTTGGAGGTCTAAGTCTGAGACCTATCTTAGTTATGTATTTTCCTAAAAACCCGTGAGGACATATCATACAAAAAACATTTCCAAGAGTTGGAAGGGTTATCACCATAAAGAAGGGCCAGAAAAGGCTCCAGAAAACCGCGGTTGTGAATATGTTCTCCCTTGTTGGGTTCACAAAGCCGTAAATTATGGCATAAAGTAGTAAAAACAGTGTAAGGCTTCTGTAGAACAGGAGCATATGCCTGTTTTTGAAAAGAAAAGAAAGAACAGGTATACCAAATATGTCCCCTTTGCTCCTGCTTGTTATGAAGTGAGCCCTGCTTACAGCCATGACTAAACCTCCTAAAATTGATAGCTTACCCTTACGGTAAAGGTTCTTGGTGGTGCTGGGGTGTATCTCTTTCTTGCAGTAGATGGGTCTGCAGAAGTGTCCTTTGTAACCTCCACCGCATACCTTTTATCAAAGAGGTTGTCTGCGTTGAGGGCAAAGTCCCATCTGCCCTTCTCGTAACCAAGCATCAGGCTTGTTATAAAGCTATAGCCTCCATATTTTTCCGAATTTGCGTTGTCTATGTAGTAACTGCCCCACGTGTCTGACTGCACTCTCACCTTAAAGCCAGAAGGATGCTTATACATGGCATAGAGTGAGTAATAGTGCTCTGGGATGTAAGGTAGCCTTTTACCGCTCCTGTCAAGGTTTACAGTCTGGTTTCCAATTCTTACAGGCTCGTAAAACCTTTTAAAGGTATAATGCTGATAGCTGTAGCCAGCCCCAAGGCTGAGCCCATGTAAAGGCGAGAGGTTAACATCAAGCTCAAAGCCCTTCCTTTCTGTCTTTCCAGCATTTATGAACTTTGTAATTCCATCCTCAAAATACCTTACGACCTCATCCTTAACAGGGGAGAAGTAAAAGGCTGTGTCCATACTGAGCATACCTTTTCTCAGCTTCACACCTGCTTCGTAGTTTTCAACCTTTGCCATCTTGAGAGCCGGGTTTGAAGATAGCTCACTGCTTGTTGGGGTCTGAGCTCCTCGTGCGTAGGTGGCATAAAGATTAACACCTTCATAAAGCCTGTAAACAAGGCCTACTTTCGGATTTACAGAGTTGTAGGTTTTTTCCCTTGAATAGTCAAAGCAGTTTTCCATAGACGGACTAGGACAGCTTCTGTAATTTCCAGTAGAGAAGTCATAATCTCCCCACTTGTAGCCCCATATGTCAAATTTTACAGTGTCAAACCTTGCACCAACATCAAGGATAAGTTTGTTGAAGGTAAAGGATTGTTGAAGATAAAAGCCGTAAAGAGTGGTCTTCTGATTTTGCCTTTCTAGAAGGTCTCCAGCGCGGTCTGAAAGGGTTGAGATGATTCGTGGAGGATTTCCTGCAACCTGAACATCTGCATATCTGTAATACTTTGTTTTCTGTTCATCATGCCTCAGGGTAAAGCCAACAATTAAGACACCAAAAGTGTTCTTATAGTTGCCTTGAAGGTCTGCTCCGTATATCCAGGTATCCGCATCGTTTATTCTGCCAGTTACTGGGTGATAGTGGGTCCAGTGGTTCAGCCAGAAAACTGGCTTTAGCTCAAGGCTTCCTATGTTTTTTGTCAGCCTCGTGTTAAAAAACCATATCTCCGAATACCTTCCCATGTGCCTCCATGGGTCGGCAGTCTGCTGAACATCGCCTGTTTCCTTAAAGGTTGTCCACTGGTCTATCCTTCTAACAGGGTCAACTACAAGGGCACCGGGAAGCTGAAGGCTTGCCCTCGTATAGCCCAGATAAGATTCTACAGTAGTGCCGTCAGAAAACATGTAAGCCGGCTGAAGTGTTATTTGATTCGTCCAGAACTTGTTCCAGGGTCTCCAGCTGTTGTCTGTCTGCCTTCTACTTGCGGAGAAGGTAAAGTAAAAATTTTCAAGGCTTTTGGTGTAGTTTAAGTGAGAATAGAAGGTTCCAAAGTCTCCACCACCGACCTTTAAAATACCTCCCTTCCTTTCAAAGGGACTTATGGTCTGAACGCTTATAACACCACCCGCAGAATTAACCCCCCAGAGCGGGTTAGGACCTTTGTTAACTTCTATGGATTTCACCAGCTGTGTGTCCACAAAGTCAAGCCTTGTAAGACTATCTGGGTCCGTTATGGGAATGCCATTTAGAAGTATCATTATCTGTCTTACCCCATAAGGTGCTTGCAAACCTGAGCCTCTCAGTATAAGCCTTGTGTCATAGCCCTGATTTCTTGATTGTATAAACACACCAGGCACTCCGCTCAGGGCTTCTTGAAGGTTGAACATCTTTGTTTCCTTTATCCTCTCCTCTCCAACCACTTTGACGCTTGAGGGAACGTCCTCGGTTTTTCTCTCAAGCCTTGTTGCGGTTACGCTTACCTCTTGCACCTCAAGGCTCTGTGCGTAAGAAAGACCAGAAATCCCCAGAAGTAGCAAAATCTTACCCCTCATCGCAAACCTCCAGTAAATTTTCACTTGCTTTTAATCTTAAATTAAAGTAACGTAAAAGTCAAGTGATTTTAAAAAGATGGGGGGCTTCGCCCCCAAAAGGTATGCCATCAAGGACACACGAGGAAACCGAGGCGCACCACAGGTGGTAATATAACATAAAATTCACACAAAATCAACATGATTAAGGTCATAAGTTTTTTGTGGTAAAATATTCAAAAAGCTATGAGGTGCAGGCATGAAGTGGGATAATGTCTACGCATGGGAAGGCGGAGCAAGAGTTCCGCAAGAAGGGCAGTTTATAAGGCTCAGAGAAGACAAAAGCCTTGAGGTTCCCCACAATCCCATAATTCCCTACATAGAGGGGGATGGTATAGGTCCTGAGATTGCCCCGGCGATGATACACGTGGTGAACACCGCGGTGGAGAGGGCATACAGAGGGAGCAGAAGAATACACTGGGTGGAGGTGCTTGCCGGAGACAAGGCGGAAGAAAAGACGGGCAACCGCATGCCCGAGGAGACCCTTGAACTGCTAAAACAGGCAATAGTTTCCATAAAGGGACCCCTCGGCACCCCTGTGGGCAAAGGGGGAAAGTCTCTGAATGCCATCCTTCGCCAGTCCATGGACTTTTATTCTGCCATTAGACCCGTCTACTGGCTGGGTCAGCCCGCACCCATACCAAACCCCGAGAGGGTAAATGTGGCGGTCTTTAGGGAAAACTCCGACGACGTTTACATGAGCATAGAATACATGCCAAAGGCGGAAAATACCCAGAAGGTGAGGGAGTTTTTCATAAGGGAGATGGGAGTCTCCGAGTATGCCCTGCCCGAGGACTGCGGGATAACGGTAAAGCCCATGAGCGAATACAAGACAAAAAGGCATGTGCGTAAGGCTCTGCGGTGGGCTCTGGAGAACAACAAAAAGGTGGTGGCGGTGGTTGGCAAGGGCAACATAATGAAGGCGACAGAAGGCGCCTTTATGAACTGGGCTTTTGAGGTGGCAAAGGAGCCGGAGTTTGAGGGTCGCGTCATCACAGATGGAGAGCCTCAGGATGGTCAGGTAAAGATGGTAAAGGTGATAACTGACCAGATGCTCATGCAACTGGTCCTGAAGCCCGAAGCCTACGACGTTATCATCACCCAGAACCTCAACGGAGACTACATATCTGACCTTGCGTCCGCCCTTGTGGGAGGTCCGGGCTTTGTCCCCAGCGGAAACATAGGAGATGGATACGCCCTTTTTGAGAGCACCCACGGCACCGCCTACGACATAGCGGGTAAGGGGGTGGCAAACCCTCTATCCATTACGCTCTCCGGTGCCATGATGCTGGAATACCTTGGCTGGAAGGAAGCGGCGGAGCTGATATACGACGCGGTTCGCAGAGCAATAGGGGACAGGCTGGGAACGCCAGATATAGCAAACGGCTTCAGGAAGATGGGCATGGAGGCAAAAGAGCTTTCCACCATGAAGTTCGCAGAAGCTATAGCGGAAAGGATAGGACAGTGATATAATATTACTCAGGTATAGGGGGCTATGCCCCCATGACATCTTGGCAACTGAACAGGGCTTTTTTATATCCCGGAAGGGTGGGCAAGTCTGTCCATACTGCGGGGAGAGCCCCGCTACCTGCTATCGTCATCGTGCCATACGACCGTATGACCATACGACCATACGTATGGCTTTATGGTTTTATGGCGGTATGGCGTGTGCTTCTGAGCTTTGAAAGGCAAGGCTCTGAAATTGACAATGATACACTCAAGTCTGCAGAACCTCCGACTTCTGGCAAAAGACCCCCTTTTGAGAGGGGTGGGGGTCTGACAAAAGGCTTTATACATCTTACTTTGATTGATGTATGCTTTCAGGGTTTTAAGCCCACTATGAGGGATGGCGACTAAACTCAATAGTGATTTTGTCCACTCTCGTGAAGTTGTTTTAAGCCCACTATGAGGGATGGCGACGAGGTATGGGGTGGACAACCTTACACCTTTGTAGAAGTAGGTTTTAAGCCCACTATGAGGGATGGCGACTTCATCGTTTAGATGTTTTCTTACAAGTTCTATCATCGTTTTAAGCCCACTATGAGGGATGGCGACTCCACAAAGACAAAAAATTTTCTGTCCCTATAAAGGTGTTTTAAGCCCACTATGAGGGATGGCGACACGACGCTGTAAAGGCAATAAGAGAGTTCTACCCAAGTTTTAAGCCCACTATGAGGGATGGCGACAAGGCATAACATTTTTGAGGTTAGAAAGATAATGTTTGTTTTAAGCCCACTATGAGGGATGGCGACTTCCATGATACACCTCCTTAAAAGAAATTTTGATACCCGTTTTAAGCCCACTATGAGGGATGGAGACAACCCCCCGCCCCAGCCATAAACATGGGGCTTATACATGTTTTAAGCCCACTATGAGGGATATTCAACGGCTTTTGTGCGTCCTTTCACGCTCCCAGATTTATGCCTTTCGTCAGGGAACTCTGAAAAGGGCTTCTACAAGACTTCTGAACTTCTCTCCCCTGTCCTTGTAGTCCCTGAACATATCAAAAGACGCACAGGCGGGGGAAAAGAGTATGACACCCTCCGGTTTTGCAAGCTCAAAGCTCCTCTGCACTGCACTATCCAGGCTGTCTTCCAGATATATGTTGCATCCTGCCCACGCTCTTGCTATTCTTTCCCTTGCCTCACCGATTAGCACGCAGGCTTTTGTTTTTCTCCTTACCAGTTCCCTTATGCTCTCAAAGTCCCCTCCCTTGTCCCTGCCACCGGCTATGAGGACAACCCTGCCGTCCTCAAAGCTCTCAAGGGCAGACCTGAGGGCGTTTACGGTGGTGGACTTTGAATCGTTGTATACATCTATGCCCCCGAAGTTTCCAAGGTATTCCATCCTGTAGGGAAGTCCGGAGAAGGTGTATAACACCTCCCTTATGACCTCCACTGGCACATCCATAAGCCTTGCCATGGCACTGGCAAAGAGGGCGTTGTGCCAGTTGTGTTTTCCCCTTATCCTGAGCTTTTCTACCTCAAAGAGTTCCTCTCCGAGGAAGTAGGCTCTGCCATTTTTTACAAAGCCGTCCTGACCCTCCTCAAGCAGGTAAAACTTCCTTGCCCTGCTGGGAGTTTCCCTGACCTTTCTGTCAAGGGCATTAAGAAGCAGAAAGTCTTCTTCTCTCTGCCCTGCAAAGATGTTTCTCTTGCTCCAGAGGTAATCCTCCATGCTGGGATGCCAGTCAAGGTGGTCCTCAGAAAAGTTAAGAAAGGCACCACCCACGGGTCTGAAGGTCCTGAGAGTTTTCCCCTGAAAAGAGGAGACCTCAAGCACCGCAAGGCACGAGGGATTTTCGAGCACTATTCGTGATAGGGGCTTTCCTGCGTTGGCACCCTCTTCCACGTTGGCGTAGACCTCTTTTAGCATAAGGTATGTGAGCCTTGTTGTGGTTGACTTGCCGTCCGTGCCCGTGATGGCAAGGGCTCTGCCCCCAAAGAACCTCCACGCCAGCTCAAGCTCCCCTATGAGCTCTATATCCCTTTTCTGCGCCTCTTTCCAGAGGGGATGGTGCGGGGGGATACCCGGAGAGAGGACTACCATGTCTACAAGGTCAAGGTATTCTCTGAAGTTGTCCCCGCGTGCGTCGTCCCCTGCGTAGACCTCAAAGCCCTTTGCCTTCAGAAGCTCTACCGCAGAACTTCCGCTCACACCAAGACCCCACACAAGTGCTCTCTTCATGCTATATCTCCTTATGTATGCCTTCTATGTAAATTCTTTCAAGTATTCTCTTTGCTATGGGCGCTGCGGCAGCACCACCGGAGCCCCCATGTTCCACAAGAACGCCAATCACAAAAATGGGGTCCCTGTAAGGAGCAAAGCCCACAAACCACGCATGGTCTCTCAGATGATAGGGCA from Aquificaceae bacterium encodes the following:
- the murD gene encoding UDP-N-acetylmuramoyl-L-alanine--D-glutamate ligase, with protein sequence MKRALVWGLGVSGSSAVELLKAKGFEVYAGDDARGDNFREYLDLVDMVVLSPGIPPHHPLWKEAQKRDIELIGELELAWRFFGGRALAITGTDGKSTTTRLTYLMLKEVYANVEEGANAGKPLSRIVLENPSCLAVLEVSSFQGKTLRTFRPVGGAFLNFSEDHLDWHPSMEDYLWSKRNIFAGQREEDFLLLNALDRKVRETPSRARKFYLLEEGQDGFVKNGRAYFLGEELFEVEKLRIRGKHNWHNALFASAMARLMDVPVEVIREVLYTFSGLPYRMEYLGNFGGIDVYNDSKSTTVNALRSALESFEDGRVVLIAGGRDKGGDFESIRELVRRKTKACVLIGEARERIARAWAGCNIYLEDSLDSAVQRSFELAKPEGVILFSPACASFDMFRDYKDRGEKFRSLVEALFRVP